The following proteins come from a genomic window of Bradyrhizobium paxllaeri:
- the eda gene encoding bifunctional 4-hydroxy-2-oxoglutarate aldolase/2-dehydro-3-deoxy-phosphogluconate aldolase, with translation MSAASRQEKLAAIFKSAIVIPVLTIERPEDAVPLARALVAGGVRVLEVTLRTPVAVEAAKAMIAEVPEAIVGIGTILNGDDLARARALGAKFGISPGATPELLKAAAASDLPFAPGIATASELMQALAAGFDLVKFFPAEQAGGIKALRALAGPFPNIRVCPTGGIGEANAASWLAEPNVVAVGGSWLCPAADIRSGNWAGITAMCQRTLKSLKPA, from the coding sequence ATGAGCGCAGCTTCCCGGCAGGAAAAACTCGCCGCCATCTTCAAGTCCGCCATCGTCATCCCTGTGCTCACTATCGAGCGGCCCGAAGATGCGGTGCCGCTGGCGCGTGCGCTGGTCGCCGGCGGGGTGCGCGTGCTGGAGGTTACCCTGCGGACCCCGGTTGCGGTCGAGGCCGCCAAGGCGATGATCGCGGAGGTGCCGGAGGCCATTGTCGGCATCGGTACGATCCTGAACGGAGACGATCTGGCGCGGGCGAGGGCGCTCGGGGCCAAATTCGGCATCAGCCCGGGTGCGACGCCGGAGCTGCTGAAGGCGGCCGCCGCAAGCGACCTGCCGTTTGCCCCGGGGATCGCGACCGCTTCCGAGCTGATGCAGGCGCTGGCCGCGGGCTTCGATCTCGTGAAATTCTTCCCCGCCGAGCAGGCCGGCGGTATCAAGGCACTTCGGGCGCTGGCGGGACCGTTCCCAAATATCAGGGTCTGCCCGACCGGCGGGATCGGCGAGGCCAATGCGGCGTCCTGGCTGGCCGAGCCGAACGTGGTGGCGGTCGGCGGTTCCTGGCTCTGCCCAGCGGCAGATATACGGTCCGGCAACTGGGCCGGCATAACCGCCATGTGCCAGCGCACTCTGAAATCGCTGAAACCGGCGTGA
- the denD gene encoding D-erythronate dehydrogenase — protein sequence MHVLILGAAGMVGRKLTDRLLRDGRLGSGEITRMTLHDVVAPTKPANASIPIEVVASDFADAGAAAQLIAGRPEVIFHLAAIVSGEAEAEFDKGYRINLDGTRHLIDAIRHAGGGYKPRLVFTSSIAVFGAPFPEKIGDEFFHTPLTSYGTQKSICELLINDYTRKGLLDGISIRLPTICVRPGKPNKAASGFFSNIIREPLAGEEAILPVSEDVRHWHASPKSAVGFLVHAGTMDLDAMGPRRNLSMPGMSVTVGEQIAALDRVAGKNVTARIKRVPDPTIIGIVSGWPRDFSTDRALKLGFTTAEKTFDDIIRIHIEDELGGKFAG from the coding sequence TTGCACGTTCTGATTCTCGGCGCCGCCGGCATGGTGGGCCGCAAGCTGACCGACCGGTTGCTACGCGACGGCCGCCTCGGCAGCGGCGAAATCACCCGCATGACGCTGCACGACGTGGTGGCGCCCACCAAGCCGGCTAACGCGTCGATCCCGATCGAGGTCGTGGCTTCCGATTTTGCCGATGCCGGCGCCGCGGCGCAGCTGATTGCCGGTCGTCCCGAAGTGATCTTTCATCTCGCCGCGATCGTCTCGGGCGAGGCGGAAGCCGAGTTCGACAAGGGCTACCGGATCAATCTCGACGGCACCCGCCATCTGATCGACGCCATCCGCCATGCCGGCGGCGGCTACAAGCCGCGGCTGGTGTTCACGTCCTCGATCGCGGTGTTCGGCGCGCCGTTCCCGGAGAAGATCGGCGACGAGTTCTTCCATACGCCGCTGACGAGCTACGGCACGCAGAAATCGATCTGCGAACTCCTGATCAACGACTACACGCGCAAGGGTCTGCTCGACGGCATCTCGATCCGCCTGCCGACGATCTGCGTGCGGCCGGGCAAGCCGAACAAGGCGGCGTCCGGCTTCTTCTCCAACATCATCCGCGAGCCGCTGGCGGGCGAGGAGGCGATCCTGCCGGTGTCCGAGGATGTCCGGCACTGGCACGCCTCGCCGAAATCGGCGGTCGGCTTTCTGGTCCACGCCGGCACGATGGATCTCGACGCGATGGGGCCGCGGCGCAATCTCAGCATGCCCGGCATGTCCGTGACCGTCGGTGAGCAGATCGCAGCACTCGACCGCGTCGCCGGCAAGAACGTCACCGCGCGCATCAAGCGCGTGCCCGATCCGACCATCATCGGCATCGTCTCGGGTTGGCCGCGCGATTTCTCCACCGACCGCGCGCTCAAGCTCGGCTTTACGACGGCCGAGAAGACGTTCGACGACATCATCCGGATCCACATCGAGGATGAACTCGGCGGCAAGTTCGCAGGCTGA
- a CDS encoding carboxymuconolactone decarboxylase family protein gives MARIEYSDPAKHNDRTRELLGKNRNANIFRMMAHSPSYLEQYCRLGGAIRHKGELDPIVRELAITRTGILCEAPYEIVAHKRIGKNVGVTDEQNEALENWESATCFNDVQRAALAFTDEIVRRHKPTEATFSAIAAKLSPAALIELQLSVGFYIMTSKFLETFAIDMQPVTEVVG, from the coding sequence ATGGCCCGCATTGAATATAGCGATCCCGCCAAGCACAATGATCGCACCCGAGAACTGCTCGGCAAAAACCGCAATGCGAACATTTTCCGGATGATGGCGCATTCGCCGAGCTATCTCGAACAGTATTGCCGACTCGGCGGTGCCATCAGGCACAAGGGCGAGCTGGACCCGATCGTGCGCGAGCTCGCCATCACCCGCACCGGCATCCTGTGCGAGGCGCCTTACGAAATCGTCGCCCACAAGCGGATCGGCAAGAATGTCGGCGTCACCGACGAGCAGAACGAGGCGCTGGAGAACTGGGAATCGGCAACGTGCTTCAATGATGTGCAGCGCGCGGCGCTCGCCTTCACCGATGAGATCGTCCGGCGTCACAAGCCGACGGAAGCGACCTTCAGCGCGATTGCCGCCAAGCTGAGCCCGGCCGCATTGATCGAACTGCAGCTCTCGGTCGGCTTCTACATCATGACGTCGAAGTTTCTGGAAACCTTTGCCATCGACATGCAGCCGGTGACGGAAGTGGTGGGCTGA
- a CDS encoding thiolase family protein has translation MSFITGVGLTSYGKHEGSSSLDLMSKAAETAIADAGLKRSEVDGILCGYSTVSPHIMLATVFAEHFGIQPSYAHAVQVGGATGLAMTMLAHHLVDAGVAKHVLVVGGENRLTGQSRDASIQALAQVGHPDYEVSLGPTIPAYYGLVASRYMHEYGVTQEDLAEFAVLMRAHAMTHPGAQFHEPITVADVMASKPVAMPLKLLDCCPVSDGGAAFVVSRECTGATGIRVRGCAQAHTHQHVTAAPALSELGAEIAIAKAKAASGVAISDVRYAAVYDSFTITLAMLLEDLGLAGRGEAAARVRAGHFGRDGAMPLNTHGGLLSYGHCGVGGAMAHLVETHLQMTGRAGPRQVRDASIALLHGDGGVLSSHVSMFLERVR, from the coding sequence ATGAGCTTCATCACCGGCGTCGGACTGACGTCCTACGGCAAGCACGAAGGCTCGTCCTCGCTCGATCTCATGAGCAAGGCCGCTGAAACAGCCATTGCCGACGCCGGTCTGAAGCGCTCCGAGGTCGACGGCATTCTTTGCGGCTATTCGACGGTCTCCCCGCACATCATGCTGGCGACCGTATTCGCCGAGCATTTTGGCATTCAGCCGTCCTATGCCCACGCCGTGCAGGTCGGCGGCGCCACCGGACTTGCGATGACGATGCTGGCGCATCATCTGGTCGATGCCGGCGTCGCAAAGCATGTGCTCGTTGTCGGCGGCGAAAACCGTCTCACCGGCCAGAGCCGCGACGCCTCGATCCAGGCGCTGGCGCAGGTCGGCCATCCCGATTACGAGGTGAGCCTGGGGCCGACGATCCCCGCCTATTACGGCCTCGTCGCCTCGCGCTACATGCATGAGTATGGCGTCACCCAGGAAGACCTCGCCGAATTCGCGGTGCTGATGCGCGCGCACGCGATGACCCATCCCGGCGCGCAGTTTCACGAACCGATCACCGTCGCCGACGTGATGGCCTCAAAGCCGGTAGCGATGCCGCTCAAGCTTTTGGACTGCTGCCCGGTGTCGGATGGCGGCGCGGCGTTCGTGGTCAGCCGCGAGTGCACCGGCGCGACCGGCATCCGCGTGCGCGGCTGCGCGCAGGCACACACCCACCAGCACGTCACGGCCGCGCCGGCCTTGAGCGAACTCGGCGCCGAGATCGCGATCGCCAAGGCCAAGGCGGCTTCCGGCGTTGCGATATCGGATGTGCGCTACGCCGCCGTCTATGACAGCTTCACCATCACGCTGGCGATGCTGCTGGAAGACCTCGGCCTGGCCGGGCGCGGCGAGGCGGCGGCGCGGGTGCGGGCAGGGCATTTCGGCCGCGACGGCGCCATGCCGCTCAACACCCATGGCGGCCTTCTGAGCTACGGCCATTGCGGCGTTGGCGGCGCGATGGCGCATCTGGTCGAGACGCATCTGCAGATGACGGGGCGAGCCGGTCCCCGGCAGGTCCGCGATGCCTCGATCGCGCTGTTGCACGGCGACGGCGGCGTGCTGTCGTCCCATGTCAGCATGTTCCTGGAGCGGGTGCGATGA
- a CDS encoding sugar kinase, with translation MSRVACIGECMVELKQAEGGLFSRGYGGDTLNTAVYLARLGADADYITALGDDSLSDEMIAGWAAEGVGTVSVARLAGKLPGLYMIQTDDKGERRFFHWRDSAAARSLMDLPQTPEILNSLAGYDVIYLSAITLSLYGGEGRTQLFAAIQRAREAGARFAFDTNFRARGWPDLDVARAVFREAFAAADIVLASTEDLAPLYPGESNDALLARIPGAEVVLKLSEPASMLRLQGAFYPVRAEPLKAPVVDTTAAGDSFAAAYVAARLMGADPIEAARAGHRLAGVVVCHPGAIIPRAAMPPGLLPATSRKASP, from the coding sequence ATGAGCAGGGTAGCCTGCATCGGCGAATGCATGGTCGAGCTGAAGCAGGCTGAGGGTGGCCTGTTTTCGCGCGGCTATGGCGGCGACACGCTCAATACCGCGGTCTATCTCGCCCGGCTCGGTGCCGACGCCGACTACATCACCGCGCTTGGCGACGACAGCCTTAGCGACGAGATGATTGCCGGCTGGGCAGCCGAGGGGGTCGGCACCGTCAGCGTGGCGCGGCTGGCCGGCAAACTGCCGGGCCTCTACATGATCCAGACCGACGACAAGGGCGAACGCCGGTTCTTCCACTGGCGCGACAGCGCCGCCGCGCGCAGCCTGATGGATTTGCCGCAGACGCCGGAGATCCTGAATTCGCTGGCGGGTTATGACGTCATCTATCTCTCGGCGATCACGCTGTCGCTCTACGGCGGCGAGGGCCGGACGCAGCTGTTTGCGGCGATTCAGCGCGCGCGCGAAGCCGGGGCACGCTTCGCCTTCGACACCAATTTCCGGGCGCGCGGCTGGCCCGATCTCGACGTCGCCCGCGCCGTTTTCCGGGAGGCCTTTGCCGCAGCCGATATCGTGCTGGCGTCTACCGAGGATTTGGCTCCGCTCTATCCCGGGGAAAGCAACGACGCCTTGCTGGCGCGGATTCCGGGCGCGGAGGTGGTGCTGAAGCTCTCCGAACCGGCGAGTATGCTTCGGCTCCAGGGCGCGTTTTATCCGGTCAGGGCCGAACCATTGAAAGCGCCCGTCGTCGATACCACTGCGGCCGGCGACAGTTTTGCGGCCGCCTATGTTGCCGCGCGCCTGATGGGCGCGGACCCGATCGAGGCGGCGCGGGCGGGACACCGGCTTGCCGGGGTTGTGGTATGCCATCCCGGAGCCATCATCCCGCGCGCGGCGATGCCGCCCGGCCTCCTTCCCGCTACCTCTCGCAAGGCATCTCCATGA
- a CDS encoding CaiB/BaiF CoA transferase family protein: MGPLAGIKVIDMTTVLMGPYATQMLGDYGADVIKVESLDGDVTRQIGPTRHPGMGPVFLNTNRSKRSICLDLKKPAGRDAVLRLIKTADVLVYNVRPQAMARLNLGYDVVSEVNPRLIYAGVFGFGQDGPYAAKPAYDDLIQGATALPALMAQTADGVPRYVPNALVDRIVGLTAVGAICASLVDRNRTGRGQRVDIPMFETMAGFVMGDHMGGLTYEPPLDKGGYARHLSPDRRPYKTSDGYICVIVYNDKQWQNFFDATGRDDLRVHPKFATFAGRAANIDTVYAELARILETKTTAEWTAILEKADVPVMPMHDLESLLGDPHIVATKFFPVVKHPTEGRIRNMRPSTRFSETPVETKRLAPRLNEHSAEILSEAGFSADEIATLVREGVTKAVPNT; this comes from the coding sequence ATGGGACCATTGGCGGGCATCAAGGTCATTGACATGACGACCGTGCTGATGGGGCCCTATGCAACCCAGATGCTCGGCGACTACGGCGCCGACGTCATCAAGGTTGAATCGCTCGACGGCGACGTGACGCGGCAGATCGGGCCGACGCGCCATCCCGGCATGGGACCGGTGTTCCTCAACACCAACCGCAGCAAGCGCTCCATCTGCCTCGACCTGAAGAAGCCGGCCGGGCGGGACGCCGTGCTCCGGCTGATCAAAACCGCCGACGTGCTGGTCTACAATGTGCGCCCGCAGGCGATGGCGCGACTGAACCTCGGCTACGACGTGGTATCCGAAGTCAATCCACGCCTGATCTATGCCGGTGTATTTGGTTTCGGCCAGGACGGCCCCTATGCGGCAAAGCCCGCCTATGACGACCTGATCCAGGGCGCGACCGCACTTCCGGCGTTGATGGCGCAGACCGCCGACGGCGTGCCGCGGTACGTTCCCAACGCGCTGGTCGACCGCATCGTCGGACTGACGGCCGTCGGCGCCATCTGCGCCAGCCTGGTCGATCGTAACCGCACCGGGCGTGGCCAGCGCGTCGACATCCCGATGTTCGAAACCATGGCCGGCTTCGTGATGGGCGACCACATGGGCGGTCTCACCTATGAGCCGCCGCTCGACAAGGGCGGCTACGCCCGTCACCTGTCGCCGGACCGTCGTCCTTACAAAACGTCAGACGGCTACATCTGCGTCATCGTCTACAACGACAAGCAGTGGCAGAATTTCTTCGATGCCACCGGCCGCGACGATCTTCGCGTCCACCCGAAATTTGCGACCTTCGCCGGCCGCGCCGCCAATATCGACACGGTTTATGCCGAGCTGGCGCGCATCCTCGAGACCAAGACCACCGCCGAGTGGACCGCGATCCTGGAGAAGGCCGACGTGCCTGTGATGCCGATGCACGATCTCGAAAGCCTGCTCGGCGATCCCCACATCGTCGCGACCAAGTTCTTTCCGGTCGTCAAGCATCCGACCGAGGGGCGCATCCGCAACATGAGGCCATCGACGCGGTTTTCCGAAACGCCGGTTGAAACAAAGCGGCTGGCGCCGCGCCTGAACGAGCACAGCGCCGAAATTCTCAGCGAAGCCGGCTTCTCGGCGGACGAGATTGCCACCTTGGTGCGCGAAGGCGTCACCAAGGCCGTGCCAAACACATAG
- a CDS encoding Zn-ribbon domain-containing OB-fold protein, with protein MSGRSADWTKGAEAIVYQSCPACGNAQYFRRSFCAACGAPDPMEKRASGTATVYATSLVCRAATPETRAHVPYNIVLVDAEEGFRMMAHGDNDLAIGDTVTASYRPFAGKLVPYFEKKK; from the coding sequence ATGAGCGGCAGGTCAGCCGATTGGACCAAGGGCGCCGAGGCCATCGTCTATCAATCCTGCCCGGCCTGCGGGAACGCGCAATATTTCCGCCGCAGCTTCTGCGCCGCCTGTGGTGCGCCGGACCCGATGGAGAAGCGAGCCAGCGGGACCGCGACTGTCTACGCGACATCGCTGGTGTGCCGTGCCGCGACACCGGAGACGCGCGCGCACGTTCCCTACAACATCGTGCTGGTCGATGCGGAAGAGGGCTTTCGCATGATGGCCCATGGCGACAACGATCTCGCCATCGGTGATACAGTCACCGCAAGTTACCGGCCGTTTGCGGGAAAGCTGGTCCCGTATTTCGAGAAGAAAAAGTGA
- a CDS encoding acetyl-CoA acetyltransferase: protein MTASIVGWAHTPFGKFDAETVESLVVKVATEALADAGISAEDVDEIVLGHFNAGFSPQDFTASLVLQADPKLRFKPTTRVENACATGTAAVHQGIRAIASGAARIVLVVGVEQMTRTPSADIGRYLLKASYLPEDGDTVGGFAGVFGKIAQGYFQKYGDQSDALALIAAKNHKNGVANPYAQMRKDFGFEFCRSESEKNPYVAGPLKRTDCSLVSDGAAALVLTDLETAKTMGKAVNFRATAHAQDFLPMSKRDILQFEGCTVAWQRALAQAGVQLSDLSFVETHDCFTVAELIEYEAMGLTPRGQGARAIKEGWTLKDGKLPVNPSGGLKAKGHPIGATGVSMHVMSAMQLAGQAPEGMQLKNPKLAGIFNMGGAAVANYVSVLEPAK, encoded by the coding sequence ATGACAGCCAGCATCGTCGGATGGGCGCACACGCCATTCGGCAAATTCGACGCCGAAACCGTCGAAAGCCTCGTGGTGAAGGTTGCGACCGAAGCGCTGGCCGACGCCGGTATTTCCGCCGAGGATGTCGACGAGATCGTGCTCGGGCATTTCAATGCCGGCTTCTCGCCGCAGGATTTCACGGCCTCGCTGGTGCTGCAGGCCGATCCCAAGCTGCGTTTCAAGCCGACAACCCGTGTTGAGAACGCCTGCGCCACCGGTACGGCAGCGGTGCATCAGGGCATCCGGGCGATTGCTTCGGGTGCGGCTCGCATTGTGCTGGTGGTCGGCGTCGAGCAGATGACACGGACGCCCTCGGCCGATATCGGGCGTTACCTGCTGAAGGCGTCCTATCTGCCTGAGGATGGCGACACCGTCGGCGGCTTTGCCGGCGTGTTCGGCAAGATCGCGCAGGGCTATTTCCAGAAGTACGGCGACCAGTCGGATGCACTCGCTTTGATTGCGGCCAAGAACCACAAGAACGGCGTCGCCAATCCCTACGCGCAGATGCGCAAGGATTTTGGCTTCGAGTTCTGCCGCTCCGAGAGCGAGAAGAACCCCTATGTCGCCGGCCCGCTGAAGCGCACGGACTGTTCGCTGGTGTCTGACGGCGCGGCCGCGCTGGTGCTGACAGATCTGGAAACCGCGAAGACCATGGGCAAGGCGGTGAACTTCCGCGCCACCGCGCATGCGCAGGATTTCCTGCCGATGTCCAAGCGCGACATCCTGCAGTTCGAAGGCTGTACGGTGGCCTGGCAGCGCGCGCTGGCGCAGGCCGGTGTGCAGCTCAGCGATCTCTCCTTTGTCGAGACCCATGACTGCTTCACGGTGGCCGAGCTGATCGAATATGAAGCGATGGGCCTGACGCCGCGCGGGCAGGGTGCCCGCGCCATCAAGGAGGGCTGGACGCTGAAGGACGGCAAACTGCCGGTCAATCCGTCAGGCGGCCTGAAGGCCAAGGGCCACCCGATCGGTGCCACCGGCGTTTCCATGCATGTGATGAGCGCGATGCAGCTCGCCGGCCAGGCGCCGGAGGGCATGCAGCTCAAGAACCCGAAGCTAGCCGGCATCTTCAACATGGGCGGTGCGGCGGTCGCGAACTACGTCTCCGTGCTGGAGCCCGCAAAGTAG
- a CDS encoding Hsp70 family protein produces MSICGLDFGTSNTTLGTIDGRAPVLAPLEAAHTTIPSAIFYEPNGNVLIGRRAMEAYVEGTAGRLMRSLKSVLGTSLIEETTRLGRARVGFRDVIAYYVGAVKRRAEQATGRELRRVVHGRPVHFVDNAPDADRKAEESLRSIAKGAGFDDVTFQFEPIAAALDYERQIASEELALIADIGGGTSDFSIVRLGPERHGKADRAADILANDGVRIGGTDFDRQLSLGVVMPLFGFRSAMKRAGLDVPSSYFHDLATWSSINRMYESRVMADIRQVRQQASRPELLDRLIRVIHEQRGHTLAMEVEDAKIALSEKPRAGIPLEWVAPGLSADIGRPDLVSHTKQLADRIAARIRNCLVQAGLAAGDIDSVFLTGGSVKLAHVHKAITKAVPSARIVEGDIFGAVGKGLTLEALRRYGPAN; encoded by the coding sequence ATGTCGATCTGCGGCCTTGATTTCGGAACGTCGAACACGACGCTCGGCACCATTGACGGCCGGGCACCGGTTCTGGCGCCGCTGGAGGCGGCGCACACCACGATTCCCAGCGCGATCTTCTATGAGCCGAATGGCAACGTCCTGATCGGCCGCAGGGCCATGGAGGCCTATGTCGAAGGCACGGCCGGCCGGCTGATGCGCAGCCTCAAATCGGTGCTCGGCACCTCGCTGATCGAGGAAACCACCCGGCTCGGACGCGCCCGGGTCGGCTTCCGTGACGTGATTGCCTATTACGTCGGGGCGGTCAAACGCCGCGCGGAACAGGCCACGGGTCGCGAACTGCGCCGTGTCGTCCATGGCCGGCCCGTGCATTTCGTCGACAATGCGCCGGATGCCGACCGCAAGGCCGAGGAAAGCCTGCGGTCGATTGCGAAGGGAGCAGGCTTCGACGACGTCACGTTTCAGTTCGAGCCGATTGCGGCGGCGTTGGATTATGAGCGGCAGATCGCATCCGAGGAACTCGCATTGATCGCCGATATCGGCGGCGGTACGTCGGACTTTTCGATCGTGCGCCTGGGACCCGAGCGCCACGGCAAGGCTGATCGCGCAGCCGATATTCTCGCCAATGACGGCGTGCGCATCGGCGGCACCGATTTCGACCGTCAGCTCAGCCTCGGCGTCGTCATGCCTCTGTTCGGATTTCGCAGCGCCATGAAGCGTGCCGGGCTTGACGTGCCGTCGAGCTATTTTCACGACCTCGCCACCTGGTCGAGCATCAACCGCATGTATGAGTCGCGCGTGATGGCCGATATCCGTCAGGTCCGCCAGCAGGCGAGCCGGCCGGAACTTCTCGACCGCCTGATACGCGTGATCCACGAGCAGCGCGGTCATACGCTGGCGATGGAAGTCGAGGACGCCAAGATCGCGCTCTCCGAGAAGCCGCGGGCGGGCATTCCGCTGGAATGGGTCGCTCCCGGTCTCAGCGCTGACATCGGCCGCCCCGATCTCGTCAGCCACACAAAACAGTTGGCCGATCGGATCGCGGCGCGCATCAGGAACTGCCTGGTTCAGGCGGGGCTGGCGGCCGGCGATATCGATTCGGTTTTCCTGACCGGCGGTTCCGTAAAACTCGCCCACGTCCACAAGGCAATCACCAAGGCCGTGCCGTCGGCCCGCATTGTCGAGGGCGACATCTTCGGCGCCGTCGGCAAGGGGCTGACGCTGGAGGCGCTGCGGCGCTACGGGCCCGCGAATTAA
- a CDS encoding acyl-CoA dehydrogenase family protein: MDFALSANQESIRDAVGKICSRFDDAYWLKKDKEGGYPADFHRALADAGWLGICIPEEYGGSGLGITDAAIMMRTISESGAGMSGASAVHMNVFGLNPVVVFGTKEQCTRMLPPIIDGRDKSCFAVTEPNTGLNTTQLKTRAVRKGDKYVVNGQKVWISTAQVANKILLLARTTPLEEVKNPTHGLSLFYTDFDKQRVTVHEIEKMGRKPVDSNELFFENFEIPVEDRLGEEGRGFEYILHGMNPERILIAAEAVGLGQVALSRAAAYAKNRIVFNRPIGMNQGIQHPLAKNWMELEAAWLMVLSAGWQYDQGMQCGPAANAAKYLAAEAGFHACEQAVMTHGGFGYAKEYHVERYLRESLIPRIAPISPQLILSFIAEKVLGLPKSY; the protein is encoded by the coding sequence ATGGATTTTGCGCTATCCGCCAACCAGGAATCGATCCGTGATGCGGTCGGAAAGATCTGTTCGCGCTTCGACGATGCCTATTGGCTGAAGAAGGACAAGGAGGGCGGCTACCCCGCCGACTTCCACCGCGCGCTGGCGGATGCCGGCTGGCTCGGCATCTGCATTCCCGAGGAATATGGCGGCTCCGGGCTCGGCATCACCGACGCCGCGATCATGATGCGGACGATTTCGGAATCCGGCGCCGGCATGTCCGGCGCCTCCGCCGTGCACATGAACGTGTTCGGGCTCAATCCTGTCGTCGTGTTCGGCACCAAGGAACAATGCACGCGCATGCTGCCGCCGATCATCGACGGACGCGACAAGTCGTGCTTTGCGGTGACCGAACCCAATACCGGACTGAACACCACGCAACTGAAAACCCGCGCGGTGCGCAAGGGCGACAAATATGTCGTCAACGGCCAGAAGGTCTGGATTTCAACGGCACAGGTCGCCAACAAGATCCTGCTGCTGGCGCGCACCACGCCGCTGGAAGAGGTGAAGAACCCGACCCATGGCCTGAGCCTGTTCTATACCGACTTCGACAAGCAGCGCGTCACGGTGCACGAGATCGAAAAGATGGGCCGCAAGCCCGTCGATTCCAACGAATTGTTCTTCGAGAATTTTGAAATTCCCGTCGAGGACCGCTTGGGCGAGGAAGGGCGCGGCTTCGAATACATCCTGCACGGCATGAATCCGGAGCGCATCCTGATCGCAGCGGAAGCGGTGGGGCTGGGCCAGGTCGCGCTTTCGCGCGCCGCGGCCTATGCCAAGAACCGCATCGTGTTCAACCGTCCGATCGGCATGAATCAAGGCATTCAGCATCCGCTGGCCAAGAACTGGATGGAGCTGGAGGCCGCGTGGCTGATGGTGCTCTCCGCCGGCTGGCAATACGACCAGGGCATGCAATGCGGGCCGGCTGCCAATGCCGCAAAATATCTCGCGGCCGAAGCCGGCTTCCACGCCTGCGAGCAGGCGGTGATGACGCATGGCGGCTTCGGTTACGCCAAGGAATATCATGTCGAACGCTATTTGCGGGAATCGCTGATCCCGCGCATCGCGCCGATCAGCCCGCAGCTCATTCTCAGTTTTATAGCGGAGAAGGTGCTCGGTCTGCCGAAGTCGTATTAA